The following are from one region of the Salmo trutta chromosome 22, fSalTru1.1, whole genome shotgun sequence genome:
- the LOC115157901 gene encoding basic salivary proline-rich protein 2-like has product MTAESEGGRFAALGGGQQEARPGGEETGPGQARRRGTRARPGGEEPGPDPEERNKGQIRRRGTRARPGGEEQGPDPEERNKGQIRRRGTRARSGGEEQGPDPEERNKGQIRRRGTRARSGGEEQGPDPEERNKGQIRRRGTRARSGGEEQGPDPEERNKGQIRRRGTRARSGGEEPGPDPEERNKGQIRRRGTRARSGGEEQGPDPEERNKGQIRRRGTRARSGGEETGPDPEERNKGQARTRKTSLYNESFTG; this is encoded by the exons ATGACTGCAGAGTCAGAAGGAGGCCGCTTTGCTGCTCTGGGAGGAGGACAGCAGGAG GCCAGGcctggaggagaggaaacagggCCAGGCCAGGCCCGGAGGAGAGGAACCAGGGCCAG GCCCGGAGGAGAGGAACCAGGGCCAGACCCGGAGGAGAGGAACAAGGGCCAGATCCGGAGGAGAGGAACCAGGGCCAGACCCGGAGGAGAGGAACAAGGGCCAGATCCGGAGGAGAGGAACAAGGGCCAGATCCGGAGGAGAGGAACAAGGGCCAGATCCGGAGGAGAGGAACAAGGGCCAGATCCGGAGGAGAGGAACAAGGGCCAGATCCGGAGGAGAGGAACCAGGGCCAGATCCGGAGGAGAGGAACAAGGGCCAGATCCGGAGGAGAGGAACAAGGGCCAGATCCGGAGGAGAGGAACAAGGGCCAGATCCGGAGGAGAGGAACAAGGGCCAGACCCGGAGGAGAGGAACAAGGGCCAGATCCGGAGGAGAGGAACAAGGGCCAGATCCGGAGGAGAGGAACCAGGGCCAGATCCGGAGGAGAGGAACAAGGGCCAGATCCGGAGGAGAGGAACAAGGGCCAGATCCGGAGGAGAGGAACAAGGGCCAGATCCGGAGGAGAGGAACAAGGGCCAGATCCGGAGGAGAGGAACAAGGGCCAGATCCGGAGGAGAGGAAACAGGGCCAGATCCGGAGGAGAGGAACAAGGGCCAGGCCAGAACCAGAAAAACATCCTTATATAATGAAAGCTTCACTGGATAG